The following coding sequences are from one Nicotiana tabacum cultivar K326 chromosome 1, ASM71507v2, whole genome shotgun sequence window:
- the LOC107816801 gene encoding protein IQ-DOMAIN 18-like has product MAKKKGGSSWLSAVKRAFRSPTKDNSCDKKAKREHELEEDEEKKREKRRWLFRKQPQNGQQTEGKVITDPKHAIAVAAATAAAEAAVATAQAAVEIIRLTRSSNNPPSSNRQHNAAILIQTAFRGYLARRALIALKGIVKLQALIRGQNVRKQAKMTLKCMQALLRVQARVREQRTRLSHDGGRRSMFAETTNLWDSKYLHDIRDRKSRSRDGSSIADDWRDCPRSLLELESMLQARKEAAFNREKSLAHAFTQQVWDEMDLGSEERNERELEETANWLDDWMSSKQWNTASSRGSFDRRDSIKTVEMDTAKSYSNMVPNARRSHHSSPLHRQASSPHCAANSPHHQRPSHYNYSTIQPPATPPPCQPKPLQMRPTSPRKSQSTANTPCLRSTTRSNSIMSRYSTSGNDAAAAVPNYMAATESAKARIRSQSTPKQRPSTPERERVGSVKKRLSYPIPEPYSLNATYGYSQNLRSPSFKSLQAAYMGMEQQSNYSCYTDSLGGEISPCSTTDLRRWLR; this is encoded by the exons ATGGCAAAGAAGAAGGGGGGTAGTTCATGGTTGAGTGCCGTTAAAAGGGCTTTCAGGTCACCAACTAAAGATAACAGCTGTGACAAAAAGGCTAAAAGAGAACATGAgttagaagaagatgaagaaaag aaaagagagaagagaaggtgGTTGTTCAGAAAACAGCCACAAAATGGTCAACAAACTGAAGGGAAGGTAATTACTGATCCAAAGCATGCAATTGCAGTGGCCGCAGCAAcagcagcagctgaagctgccGTGGCCACAGCTCAAGCAGCAGTTGAAATCATACGGTTGACACGATCCTCAAATAATCCACCTTCCTCAAACAGGCAACACAATGCTGCTATACTCATCCAAACTGCATTCAGAGGATATCTG GCTAGGAGGGCACTAATTGCATTGAAGGGGATAGTGAAGCTACAAGCATTAATAAGGGGTCAAAACGTCAGGAAGCAAGCAAAGATGACACTGAAATGTATGCAAGCTCTGCTTAGGGTGCAGGCTCGAGTTCGCGAACAACGTACTCGCCTTTCACATGATGGAGGCCGCAGGTCTATGTTTGCTGAAACCACTAACTTATGGGACTCTAAATATCTTCATGACATCCGAGACAGGAAGTCCAGA TCTAGAGATGGAAGCTCCATTGCTGATGATTGGAGAGATTGCCCGAGATCGCTTCTAGAGCTGGAATCAATGTTACAAGCCAGAAAAGAAGCTGCCTTTAATAGGGAAAAATCCCTTGCTCATGCTTTTACTCAACAG GTATGGGATGAGATGGATCTTGGCAGTGAAgaaagaaatgagagggaactaGAAGAAACAGCAAATTGGCTGGATGATTGGATGTCGTCCAAACAATGGAACACTGCCAGCAGCAGAGGTTCATTTGACAGAAGAGACTCTATAAAGACTGTTGAGATGGACACGGCTAAGTCCTATTCTAACATGGTTCCAAATGCTCGAAGATCACACCACTCGAGTCCGCTTCACAGACAAGCTAGTAGTCCTCATTGTGCTGCTAATTCTCCCCATCACCAGAGACCATCACATTACAATTACTCCACAATTCAACCACCAGCTACCCCACCCCCTTGTCAACCAAAACCTCTCCAAATGCGCCCAACAAGCCCACGTAAAAGCCAATCAACTGCAAACACTCCATGCCTACGCTCCACTACCCGTTCAAATAGTATAATGTCCCGATATAGCACTTCAGGAAATGATGCAGCTGCTGCAGTTCCTAATTATATGGCTGCTACTGAGTCTGCAAAAGCTCGGATTCGTTCACAAAGCACGCCAAAACAAAGGCCATCTACGCCAGAAAGAGAAAGGGTTGGGTCGGTTAAAAAACGTCTCTCTTACCCAATTCCTGAGCCGTATTCTCTTAATGCTACCTATGGCTATAGTCAGAACTTGAGAAGTCctagtttcaaaagtcttcaagCTGCCTATATGGGGATGGAACAACAATCAAACTATTCGTGTTACACCGACAGCCTTGGTGGAGAAATTTCTCCTTGTTCAACCACTGATTTGAGAAGGTGGTTAAGATGA